Proteins co-encoded in one Kribbella solani genomic window:
- a CDS encoding glutamine synthetase family protein — MDKQQEFVLRALEERDVRFVRLWFTDVLGFLKSVAVAPAELENAFAEGLGFDGSAIEGFARVTEADMLAKPDPSTFQILPWRGETMGTARMFCDINMPDGSASFADPRHVLKRTLSKAADLGFTFYTHPEIEFYLFKSLSGAPGTTPEPVDSSGYFDHTPQGIGNDFRREAITMLESMGISVEFSHHEGGPGQQEIDLRYADALSTADNIMTFRVVVKEVALSQGIYASFMPKPLSGHPGSGMHTHMSLFEGDRNAFFEGGAQYQLSKTGRAFIAGLLHHAAEITAVTNQWVNSYKRLAVGDEAPSFISWGHNNRSALVRVPMYKPHKGQSSRVEFRSLDSATNPYLAFALMLAAGLKGIEEGYELPAEVEEDIWSLTPRERKALGIKPLPSSLAEAIGVMEDSELVAETLGEHVFDFFLRNKRAEWQEYRRQVTPFELNTLLPVL; from the coding sequence ATGGACAAGCAGCAGGAGTTCGTGCTGCGCGCGCTGGAAGAGCGCGACGTACGCTTCGTGCGGCTCTGGTTCACCGATGTACTCGGGTTCCTGAAGTCGGTCGCGGTCGCGCCGGCCGAGCTCGAGAACGCGTTCGCCGAAGGCCTCGGGTTCGACGGGTCGGCGATCGAGGGGTTCGCCCGGGTGACCGAGGCGGACATGCTTGCCAAACCGGACCCGTCGACGTTCCAGATCCTGCCCTGGCGGGGCGAGACGATGGGTACGGCGCGGATGTTCTGCGACATCAACATGCCGGACGGCTCGGCGTCCTTCGCCGACCCGCGGCACGTACTGAAGCGGACCCTCTCGAAGGCGGCCGATCTGGGCTTCACCTTCTACACGCACCCGGAGATCGAGTTCTACCTGTTCAAGTCGCTCAGCGGCGCGCCCGGGACCACCCCGGAGCCGGTCGACTCGTCCGGGTACTTCGACCACACGCCGCAGGGCATCGGCAACGACTTCCGCCGCGAGGCGATCACGATGCTCGAATCGATGGGCATCTCGGTCGAGTTCAGCCATCACGAGGGCGGTCCGGGTCAGCAGGAGATCGACCTGCGGTACGCGGACGCGCTGTCCACCGCCGACAACATCATGACCTTCCGGGTGGTGGTGAAGGAGGTGGCGCTGTCGCAGGGGATCTACGCGTCGTTCATGCCGAAGCCGCTGTCGGGCCATCCCGGGTCGGGCATGCACACGCACATGTCGCTGTTCGAGGGCGACCGGAACGCGTTCTTCGAGGGCGGCGCGCAGTACCAGCTGTCCAAGACCGGCCGGGCGTTCATCGCCGGGCTGCTGCACCACGCCGCCGAGATCACCGCGGTGACCAACCAGTGGGTCAACTCGTACAAGCGGCTCGCGGTCGGCGACGAGGCACCGTCGTTCATCTCGTGGGGTCACAACAACCGCTCGGCGCTCGTCCGCGTGCCGATGTACAAGCCGCACAAGGGCCAGTCCAGCCGGGTCGAGTTCCGGTCGCTCGACTCGGCCACCAATCCGTACCTGGCGTTCGCGCTGATGCTCGCCGCCGGACTGAAGGGCATCGAGGAAGGGTACGAACTGCCGGCCGAGGTCGAGGAGGACATCTGGTCCCTGACGCCCCGCGAACGCAAGGCGCTCGGGATCAAGCCGCTGCCGAGCAGCCTCGCCGAAGCCATCGGCGTGATGGAAGACAGCGAGCTCGTCGCCGAAACCCTCGGCGAACACGTCTTCGACTTCTTCCTCCGGAACAAGCGCGCCGAGTGGCAGGAGTACCGCCGCCAGGTGACGCCGTTCGAGCTCAACACGCTGCTGCCGGTTCTGTAA
- a CDS encoding HTTM domain-containing protein — translation MKAINWFTPTIALARIAWLRTVLYLFVILDMHAFVRDTRDKGEHPGLYQPLLLARLLDLPKPSVANTTALYIVLIVACLIAATNYFPRVAGWIVAPAFTWWVLIGMSDGKVDHDHLALVIALWVLPTVKAGSRGLASYGDQRKSEAAGWAIRCVQICVIATYFLSAIAKLRSAGWALTWPGSAILTWAIVRRPHPVGEWLLQHPWMLHVMQWVGIIGEFLSPVILWLKGRWQLLGALFFLGFHAANTAILLIHFLPTVVCWLAFAPLERVVPWYRSRRAARSGGDTRKAEHQAEQGRQAEQQAGA, via the coding sequence ATGAAGGCGATCAACTGGTTCACGCCGACGATCGCGCTGGCCCGGATCGCCTGGCTGCGTACGGTCCTGTACTTGTTCGTCATCCTGGACATGCACGCGTTCGTCCGCGACACCCGCGACAAGGGCGAGCACCCCGGCCTGTACCAGCCGTTGCTCCTGGCCCGGCTCCTCGACCTGCCGAAACCATCGGTCGCCAACACCACCGCCCTGTACATCGTCCTGATCGTCGCCTGCCTGATCGCGGCCACGAACTACTTCCCCCGCGTCGCCGGCTGGATCGTCGCACCGGCGTTCACCTGGTGGGTGCTGATCGGGATGAGCGACGGCAAGGTCGACCACGACCACCTCGCGCTGGTGATCGCGCTGTGGGTCCTCCCAACCGTCAAGGCGGGCAGCCGCGGCCTCGCGTCGTACGGGGATCAGCGGAAGTCGGAAGCCGCCGGCTGGGCGATCCGGTGCGTACAGATCTGCGTGATCGCGACGTACTTCCTGTCCGCGATCGCGAAACTGCGCAGTGCCGGCTGGGCGCTGACCTGGCCCGGCAGCGCGATCCTGACCTGGGCGATCGTCCGGCGGCCGCACCCGGTCGGGGAATGGCTGCTGCAGCACCCGTGGATGCTGCACGTGATGCAGTGGGTCGGCATCATCGGCGAGTTCCTGTCCCCGGTGATCCTGTGGCTGAAGGGCCGCTGGCAGTTGCTCGGCGCGCTGTTCTTCCTCGGCTTCCACGCCGCGAACACGGCGATCCTGCTGATCCACTTCCTGCCGACGGTCGTCTGCTGGCTCGCGTTCGCGCCGCTGGAGCGAGTCGTTCCCTGGTACCGGTCGCGCCGGGCGGCACGTTCAGGTGGCGATACCCGAAAGGCCGAACACCAGGCCGAACAGGGCCGGCAGGCCGAGCAGCAGGCCGGCGCGTAG
- a CDS encoding NUDIX hydrolase, whose amino-acid sequence MSEAELPPIRRRTTARVLPVRPDGKVLLLHGWDPLKPQTPYWFTIGGGVEAGETVLEAASRELREEVGMVLPGDALGAPVATNQIEYEWGGYRIVQHQTFFAVAVDSVEVTFANQEELELQTISEHGWWYGDDLEATGQAAHVTIPGLLRQATDAITLRRAS is encoded by the coding sequence GTGAGCGAAGCTGAGCTGCCACCGATCCGGCGCCGGACGACGGCCCGCGTACTGCCGGTGCGCCCGGACGGCAAGGTGCTGTTGCTGCACGGATGGGATCCGCTGAAGCCGCAGACGCCGTACTGGTTCACGATCGGCGGCGGCGTCGAAGCCGGCGAGACGGTGCTCGAAGCGGCCAGTCGCGAGCTGCGCGAAGAGGTCGGCATGGTGTTGCCGGGTGACGCGCTCGGTGCGCCCGTGGCGACGAACCAGATCGAGTACGAGTGGGGTGGGTACCGGATCGTCCAGCACCAGACCTTCTTCGCGGTCGCGGTGGACAGCGTCGAGGTCACGTTCGCGAATCAGGAGGAGCTGGAGCTGCAGACGATCAGCGAGCACGGCTGGTGGTACGGCGACGATCTGGAGGCGACCGGTCAGGCCGCGCACGTCACGATTCCCGGCCTGCTCCGGCAGGCCACCGACGCGATCACCCTGCGCCGCGCGTCCTGA
- a CDS encoding helical backbone metal receptor, whose product MNSARDDLGNVVELPSEVRRVVSIVPSLTESIASTRADLIVGATDWCTHPANLDVIRVRGTKNPDLERIRELAPDVVVANAEENRAVDLDALRSTGIAVWTTAPATVPDAFDSLERMLSAIVGDVPPWLPDARAVWSAPYEGMRRRAVIPIWRRPWMALGRDTFAGDLLSRIGIDNVLRESTERYPRIDVDALPEYDVVVLPDEPYPFSPDDGPEEFAKPARCVSGRHLTWYGPSLVEARELLSGQLA is encoded by the coding sequence ATGAACAGTGCGCGCGACGACCTCGGCAACGTCGTCGAACTACCTTCCGAAGTGCGTCGCGTGGTCAGCATCGTGCCGTCGTTGACGGAGTCGATAGCGAGTACGCGCGCGGACCTGATCGTTGGTGCGACCGACTGGTGTACGCACCCCGCGAACCTCGACGTGATCCGCGTTCGCGGTACCAAGAATCCTGATCTCGAACGCATCCGTGAACTCGCGCCGGACGTCGTCGTCGCGAACGCGGAAGAGAACCGCGCGGTCGATCTCGATGCGTTGCGATCGACCGGGATCGCGGTCTGGACCACCGCGCCGGCGACGGTGCCGGATGCATTCGACTCACTCGAACGCATGCTGTCGGCGATCGTCGGTGACGTACCACCGTGGTTGCCCGACGCACGAGCAGTGTGGAGTGCGCCGTACGAAGGAATGCGCCGGCGTGCGGTGATACCGATCTGGCGGCGGCCGTGGATGGCGTTGGGACGGGATACGTTCGCTGGTGATCTGCTCTCGCGGATTGGCATCGACAACGTGCTGAGAGAATCCACCGAACGCTATCCGCGGATCGACGTCGACGCGTTACCCGAGTACGACGTCGTGGTACTGCCGGACGAGCCTTATCCGTTTTCACCGGATGATGGTCCGGAGGAGTTCGCGAAACCCGCGCGCTGTGTTTCCGGTCGGCATCTGACCTGGTACGGGCCGTCACTGGTCGAAGCGCGCGAACTGCTCAGCGGACAGCTGGCGTGA
- a CDS encoding peptidoglycan recognition family protein codes for MTAPENFQRLGLSRRTLLGATAGGVLLGGVAAATVPTAAHAAPAPRCYTRAEWSARPPKSATQVIAKPDHIVIHHTASPNVTDYSLAAAYKVQHWIQDLHMDTNGWIDIGNQLTISRGGYLMEGRSKSLSAINNRQNVLGAQTLNNNSHTIGIEHEGIYTSENPTTALFDMSVLTCAWLCTQYGLDPHVAIVGHRDYNSTQCPGDVFYSRLPELRDRVAAVL; via the coding sequence ATGACCGCCCCAGAAAATTTCCAACGCCTCGGCCTGTCCAGGCGTACGCTCCTCGGCGCGACCGCCGGCGGCGTACTGCTCGGTGGCGTCGCCGCGGCCACCGTGCCCACCGCAGCCCACGCCGCCCCGGCGCCACGCTGCTACACGCGCGCCGAATGGTCGGCGCGCCCGCCCAAGTCCGCCACCCAGGTGATCGCCAAGCCCGATCACATCGTCATCCATCACACCGCGAGCCCGAACGTGACCGACTACTCGCTGGCCGCGGCGTACAAGGTGCAGCACTGGATTCAGGACCTGCACATGGACACCAACGGCTGGATCGACATCGGCAACCAGTTGACGATCAGCCGCGGCGGCTACCTGATGGAGGGCCGCAGCAAGTCATTGTCTGCAATCAACAACCGGCAAAACGTGCTCGGCGCGCAGACGCTGAACAACAACAGCCACACGATCGGCATCGAGCACGAGGGCATCTACACCAGCGAGAACCCGACGACCGCGCTGTTCGACATGTCCGTACTGACCTGCGCATGGCTGTGTACGCAGTACGGGCTCGATCCGCACGTGGCGATCGTCGGGCACCGCGACTACAACAGCACGCAGTGCCCGGGTGACGTGTTCTACTCGCGACTACCGGAGCTGCGCGACCGAGTAGCCGCGGTGCTCTGA
- a CDS encoding aldo/keto reductase yields the protein MASIGLGLAALGRPGYINLGHDEDLSLGREVDDLRARTHELLEQAWQAGVRYFDAARSYGFAELFLGEWLTPERRTQLTIGSKWGYTYVADWRHDAETHEVKDHGLATFERQWPETLQSLGGPPDFYLVHSLTADSPALADKRLMDRLRAIADTGVRVGLSTSGPHQAATLRKAMAAGTPFTAVQATWNVLETSAGPALAEAHAAGWFVVVKEAVANGRLTSRAGETPFNEFARQHGSTPDALAIGAAVAQPWADVVLSGATTKEQLDSNLAYRLDGPLNEFVQQPDEYWTERSALPWI from the coding sequence ATGGCAAGCATCGGACTGGGTCTCGCGGCGCTGGGGCGTCCTGGTTACATCAACCTCGGTCACGACGAGGACCTGTCGCTCGGTCGGGAGGTCGACGACTTGCGCGCGCGTACGCACGAGTTGCTGGAGCAGGCCTGGCAGGCCGGTGTTCGGTACTTCGATGCCGCGCGTTCGTACGGTTTTGCCGAGCTGTTCCTGGGGGAGTGGCTGACGCCGGAGCGCCGTACGCAGCTGACGATCGGCTCGAAATGGGGTTACACGTACGTCGCGGACTGGCGGCACGACGCGGAGACGCACGAGGTGAAGGACCACGGTCTCGCGACGTTCGAGCGGCAGTGGCCGGAGACGTTGCAGTCGTTGGGTGGACCACCGGACTTCTACCTGGTGCACAGCCTGACGGCGGACAGCCCGGCGCTGGCGGACAAACGACTGATGGACCGGTTGCGTGCGATCGCCGACACCGGGGTCCGCGTCGGGCTGTCCACGAGCGGTCCGCATCAGGCCGCGACGCTCCGCAAGGCGATGGCAGCGGGTACGCCGTTCACGGCCGTACAAGCGACGTGGAACGTGCTGGAAACCTCAGCCGGTCCGGCGCTCGCCGAGGCGCATGCGGCGGGTTGGTTCGTCGTCGTCAAGGAAGCGGTCGCGAACGGGCGGCTGACTTCGCGCGCTGGTGAGACTCCGTTCAACGAGTTCGCGCGGCAGCACGGGAGTACGCCGGACGCGCTGGCAATCGGCGCGGCCGTCGCGCAGCCGTGGGCCGATGTGGTGCTGAGCGGCGCGACCACGAAGGAACAGCTCGACAGCAACCTCGCGTACCGCCTCGACGGGCCGCTGAACGAGTTCGTTCAGCAGCCCGACGAGTACTGGACCGAACGCTCGGCCCTGCCGTGGATCTGA
- the panB gene encoding 3-methyl-2-oxobutanoate hydroxymethyltransferase yields the protein MVDNFLSAGTQGDDEELPSPYGTGPKNRATEEHRRSDHDGDTWRDRGSDLGLDPSPSLPNAPRMYERGPVPQQPYVPKPPFLPSAPPPPQQQQPRAPEQPEYYGDPGQQGYPEQNPFRSSPSAPGQPPQGRPSPFGPGSSGSNGVPGGRAGGPPSQHNPPPNSPQSNQPSRPPAPPQSPAQSQSHSSNGLSHRPPQPSNGNSNWSSPAPQPSTPPPAPPAQPPASQPPSSHSPSSHSPAQPPSQSNGLPPGSGSNGSAYGSSNGLAYGSSNGLSNGLPPGSGSNGLSNGLAPQQPNPHPSTPSDPSAEYEGSAPVAEGDARPRPVGARRRAGVQQDAPSQVPSEQFSSHRAARRAQAAGDAAPGTDGLSAETTHPTDAGQAADAVQSDSAGQSAGAGLSGGVGQAGDAVKRPRRYRVHHLRDFKNRGEKWAMLTAYDQYTAEIFDQAGIPVLLVGDSAANNVYGHETTLRVTVDELIPLARAVAGAVERALVVADLPFGSYQASPEQAFHTAVRFMKEAGVHAVKLEGGRNMVPMVEKLTQSGIPVMAHIGFTPQSEHSIGGYRVQGRGDQAATLIDDAVALAKAGAFSVVLEMVPGDVAAEITKRVPIPTIGIGAGRDTDAQVLVWQDMAGLRSGAMPRFVKQYADLRGILTSAAATYAAEVASGVFPADEHTF from the coding sequence ATGGTTGACAATTTCCTGTCGGCCGGTACCCAGGGCGACGACGAGGAGCTCCCGTCGCCGTACGGGACCGGACCGAAGAACCGCGCAACCGAGGAGCACCGTCGCTCGGACCACGACGGCGACACCTGGCGGGACCGGGGCTCGGACCTCGGCCTCGACCCGTCACCGTCACTGCCGAACGCGCCCCGGATGTACGAACGCGGCCCAGTACCGCAGCAGCCGTATGTACCGAAGCCGCCCTTCCTGCCCAGCGCGCCGCCGCCTCCGCAGCAGCAACAGCCGCGCGCGCCGGAGCAACCGGAGTACTACGGCGATCCCGGGCAGCAGGGTTACCCGGAGCAGAACCCGTTCCGGTCGTCGCCGTCCGCGCCGGGGCAGCCGCCGCAAGGCCGGCCTAGCCCGTTCGGTCCTGGCAGCAGCGGAAGCAATGGCGTACCTGGGGGCCGTGCGGGTGGGCCGCCTTCGCAGCACAATCCGCCACCGAACAGTCCGCAGAGCAACCAGCCGTCGAGGCCGCCTGCACCTCCGCAGTCGCCGGCGCAGTCCCAGTCGCATTCGAGCAACGGGCTGAGCCACCGGCCGCCGCAGCCCTCCAACGGCAACAGCAACTGGAGCAGCCCGGCACCACAGCCGTCCACTCCACCGCCGGCGCCTCCCGCACAACCGCCTGCCTCACAACCGCCGTCGTCGCACTCGCCCTCGTCGCATTCGCCGGCGCAGCCGCCGAGTCAGAGCAATGGGTTGCCGCCGGGGTCCGGGAGCAACGGGTCGGCGTACGGGTCGAGTAACGGGCTGGCGTACGGGTCGAGCAATGGACTGAGTAACGGGCTGCCGCCGGGGTCCGGGAGCAATGGGCTGAGTAACGGGTTGGCCCCGCAGCAGCCGAATCCGCATCCTTCGACGCCGTCGGATCCGAGCGCGGAGTACGAGGGCAGCGCGCCGGTCGCCGAAGGTGATGCCCGGCCGAGACCGGTTGGTGCGCGCCGACGGGCAGGCGTGCAGCAGGATGCGCCGAGTCAGGTGCCGTCCGAGCAGTTCTCCTCGCACCGGGCCGCGCGACGAGCACAAGCGGCCGGGGATGCCGCGCCCGGCACGGACGGCCTGTCGGCCGAGACAACTCACCCAACTGACGCAGGACAGGCGGCCGACGCCGTGCAGTCAGACAGTGCGGGGCAATCGGCTGGTGCCGGGTTGTCGGGTGGTGTTGGGCAGGCGGGTGACGCGGTGAAGCGGCCTCGGCGGTATCGGGTGCATCATTTGCGCGACTTCAAGAACCGTGGCGAGAAGTGGGCCATGCTGACCGCGTATGACCAGTACACGGCGGAGATCTTCGACCAGGCCGGGATTCCGGTGCTCCTGGTCGGCGACTCGGCCGCGAACAACGTGTACGGGCACGAGACCACGCTCCGCGTCACGGTCGACGAACTGATCCCGCTGGCGCGGGCGGTCGCGGGCGCGGTGGAACGTGCACTCGTCGTCGCGGACCTGCCGTTCGGTTCGTACCAGGCGTCGCCGGAGCAGGCGTTCCACACCGCGGTCCGGTTCATGAAAGAGGCCGGCGTCCACGCGGTGAAGCTCGAAGGCGGCCGGAACATGGTGCCGATGGTCGAGAAGCTGACCCAGTCCGGCATCCCGGTGATGGCGCACATCGGCTTCACCCCGCAGAGCGAGCACAGCATCGGCGGGTACCGGGTGCAGGGTCGTGGCGATCAGGCGGCGACGCTGATCGACGACGCGGTCGCGCTCGCCAAGGCCGGTGCCTTCTCGGTCGTACTCGAGATGGTGCCCGGTGATGTCGCCGCCGAGATCACCAAGCGCGTACCGATCCCGACCATCGGCATCGGCGCGGGCCGTGACACCGACGCGCAGGTGCTGGTCTGGCAGGACATGGCCGGTCTGCGTTCCGGTGCGATGCCACGCTTCGTCAAGCAGTACGCGGATCTGCGCGGCATCCTCACCAGCGCGGCCGCCACGTACGCGGCCGAGGTCGCCTCCGGGGTGTTCCCGGCGGACGAGCACACCTTCTAG
- a CDS encoding NAD+ synthase translates to MPQLRVALAQLNVTVGDVDGNADKIVAWTRNAVERGAHVVAFPELALTGYPVEDLALRASFVDASQARIHDLAQRLADEGLGDIVVVCGYLDRANGSAMGVDRLGRPKGSPTNSAAVIHQGRVVTSAVKHHLPNYGVFDEFRHFVPGNTLQVIRIHGVDVALVICEDLWQDGGPVAVTHEAGAGLLLVVNSSPYEANKDDIRGDLVRDRAREAGCALAYVNLVGGQDELVFDGDSLIADAEGTVIARAPQFEQGSMIVDLELPAATGTPSGTHEGIEIVHTVLHEDAVDAYEPMPASVAPRLSDEAEMYGAIVTGLRDYVQKNGFKSVLLGLSGGIDSSLVAAIACDAIGPENVFGISNPSVYSSDHSKDDAAELAARTGLNYRVIPIQPMVQPFLDTLGLTGLAEENLQARVRAVIWMGLSNADGHLVLACGNKSELSVGYSTIYGDAVGGYAPLKDVPKTVVWRLAKWRNEDAKGRGQQPPIPANSIAKPPSAELRPGQQDTDSLPPYDLLDDMLDDYVEQDRGSAELVAAGFETELVSKVIQLVDRAEYKRRQYPPGPKITHKAFGRDRRLPITNAWREDARKAAEH, encoded by the coding sequence GTGCCTCAACTTCGCGTAGCGCTTGCTCAGCTCAACGTGACCGTCGGTGATGTCGACGGGAACGCGGACAAGATCGTGGCGTGGACGCGGAACGCGGTCGAGCGGGGCGCGCACGTGGTGGCGTTTCCGGAACTGGCGCTGACCGGATATCCGGTCGAGGATCTGGCGCTGCGAGCGTCGTTCGTTGACGCGTCACAGGCCCGGATACACGATCTCGCCCAGCGGCTCGCGGACGAAGGACTCGGCGACATCGTCGTCGTCTGCGGGTACCTCGACCGCGCCAACGGTTCGGCGATGGGCGTCGACCGGCTCGGCCGGCCGAAGGGCTCCCCGACCAACTCGGCCGCGGTCATCCACCAGGGCCGTGTCGTCACCAGCGCGGTGAAACACCACCTGCCGAACTACGGCGTCTTCGACGAGTTCCGGCACTTCGTACCGGGCAACACCCTGCAGGTGATCCGGATTCACGGCGTCGACGTCGCGCTGGTGATCTGCGAGGACCTCTGGCAGGACGGCGGCCCGGTCGCCGTCACCCACGAGGCCGGCGCGGGGCTGCTGCTGGTCGTCAACAGTTCGCCGTACGAGGCCAACAAGGACGACATTCGCGGTGACCTGGTCCGTGATCGCGCCCGCGAAGCCGGCTGCGCCCTCGCGTACGTGAACCTGGTCGGCGGGCAGGACGAGCTCGTCTTCGACGGCGACTCACTGATCGCGGACGCCGAAGGTACGGTGATCGCCCGCGCCCCGCAGTTCGAGCAGGGCAGCATGATCGTCGACCTGGAACTACCAGCCGCGACAGGTACGCCGTCCGGTACGCACGAAGGCATCGAGATCGTCCACACCGTGCTGCACGAGGACGCCGTCGACGCGTACGAACCGATGCCGGCGAGCGTCGCGCCCCGGCTCTCCGACGAGGCCGAGATGTACGGCGCGATCGTCACCGGGCTACGCGACTACGTCCAGAAGAACGGTTTCAAGTCCGTCCTGCTCGGACTGTCCGGCGGCATCGACTCCTCGCTCGTCGCCGCGATCGCCTGTGACGCGATCGGCCCGGAGAACGTGTTCGGGATCTCGAATCCGAGCGTGTACTCCAGCGACCATTCCAAGGACGACGCCGCCGAGCTGGCCGCGCGGACCGGACTGAACTACCGGGTGATCCCGATCCAGCCGATGGTGCAGCCGTTCCTGGACACGCTCGGACTGACCGGTCTCGCCGAGGAGAACCTGCAGGCGCGGGTCCGGGCGGTGATCTGGATGGGTCTGTCCAACGCCGACGGCCACCTGGTGCTTGCCTGCGGCAACAAATCGGAGCTGTCCGTCGGCTACTCCACCATCTACGGCGACGCGGTCGGCGGGTACGCGCCGCTGAAGGACGTACCCAAGACCGTGGTCTGGCGGCTGGCCAAGTGGCGGAACGAGGACGCCAAGGGCCGCGGCCAGCAACCACCGATCCCGGCGAACTCGATCGCCAAACCCCCGTCCGCCGAGCTTCGCCCGGGGCAGCAGGACACCGATTCGCTGCCGCCGTACGACCTGCTCGACGACATGCTCGACGACTATGTCGAACAGGACCGCGGCAGCGCCGAACTGGTCGCCGCCGGATTCGAGACCGAGTTGGTCAGCAAGGTGATCCAGCTGGTCGATCGCGCGGAGTACAAGCGCCGGCAGTACCCACCGGGCCCGAAGATCACCCACAAGGCCTTCGGCCGGGACCGCCGGTTGCCGATCACCAATGCATGGCGTGAGGACGCACGAAAGGCAGCCGAGCACTGA
- a CDS encoding DUF418 domain-containing protein: protein MSTRGGPTGLGERALGPDLARGFMLLFIALANSHYFVTGGRYFAGFPADGSAADRAVGMLISTFVDGRAFPMFGVLFGYGVAQIVRRQREAGREWWPIRKLLWRRSLVLVVLGFLHAMLLYIGDILAAYGVLLFLGVWALRWKDRWLFIVAGLVLVLIALPSDDLLDSFTEGPDPTMLPAGIGAQLADRISAQPFVAGVAWIGFVTPFLIGLWAGRRRILERPAEHLALLRTTALLGLTIAIAGALPVSLVVGGVLAMPSGHTLSIIGPLHAAAGVFGGFGYAALIVLIAHRLSGKQPHGKGGDRQGITLAIAAVGQRSLTCYLAQSVVWTVVFTPYLLDLSDTLTTTTTALLAVATWLATVLLADRMRRVNYRGPFELLIRRITYLKTATQSGPAQSTAATRSRSSGSRE from the coding sequence ATGAGTACTCGGGGTGGGCCCACTGGGCTGGGGGAGCGGGCGCTGGGGCCGGACTTGGCCCGAGGGTTCATGTTGCTGTTCATCGCGCTGGCGAACTCGCACTATTTCGTGACTGGCGGGCGGTACTTCGCGGGGTTCCCGGCCGATGGGTCGGCGGCCGATCGCGCCGTCGGGATGCTGATCTCGACGTTCGTGGACGGGCGGGCGTTTCCGATGTTCGGGGTGCTTTTCGGGTACGGGGTCGCGCAGATCGTCCGCCGGCAACGGGAGGCGGGACGTGAATGGTGGCCGATCCGGAAGTTGCTCTGGCGCCGGAGCCTGGTGCTGGTGGTGCTCGGCTTCCTGCACGCGATGCTGCTCTACATCGGTGACATCCTCGCCGCGTACGGGGTGCTGCTGTTCCTCGGTGTCTGGGCGCTCCGCTGGAAGGACCGCTGGTTGTTCATCGTCGCCGGGCTCGTCCTGGTCCTGATCGCGTTGCCCAGCGACGACCTGCTCGACAGCTTCACCGAGGGTCCTGACCCGACGATGCTGCCGGCCGGCATCGGTGCACAACTTGCTGACCGGATCTCGGCGCAGCCGTTTGTCGCCGGAGTGGCCTGGATCGGGTTCGTCACGCCGTTCCTGATCGGTCTGTGGGCCGGCCGCCGGCGGATCCTCGAACGCCCCGCCGAACATCTCGCCCTGCTGCGTACGACCGCGCTGCTCGGCCTCACCATCGCGATCGCCGGCGCCCTCCCGGTCTCACTCGTCGTCGGCGGCGTCCTGGCCATGCCGAGCGGCCACACGCTGAGCATCATCGGTCCGTTGCATGCCGCAGCCGGTGTCTTCGGCGGCTTCGGGTACGCGGCGCTGATCGTACTGATCGCGCACCGGCTGAGCGGGAAGCAACCGCATGGCAAAGGCGGCGATCGCCAAGGAATCACCCTGGCGATCGCCGCCGTCGGACAACGATCGTTGACGTGCTACCTCGCCCAGTCCGTGGTGTGGACCGTGGTGTTCACGCCGTACCTGCTGGATCTGTCGGACACCCTCACCACGACCACGACAGCGCTGCTCGCGGTGGCGACCTGGCTGGCGACCGTACTGCTCGCCGACCGGATGCGCCGGGTGAACTACCGCGGCCCGTTCGAGCTGCTGATCCGCCGGATCACCTACCTGAAAACAGCAACTCAGAGCGGCCCGGCTCAGAGCACCGCGGCTACTCGGTCGCGCAGCTCCGGTAGTCGCGAGTAG